The sequence below is a genomic window from Schistocerca nitens isolate TAMUIC-IGC-003100 chromosome 4, iqSchNite1.1, whole genome shotgun sequence.
taagcaaaaagaaagaaagaagattttttttttaattttcagagggAAGTATCCCCATGAATTGGagccatcacatagaaaatgtttgggGAGATAAATCAAAGACTGCATTTTCTGGTAGAATATTTATAAAGTGCTAAAAATCTACTAATGAGGCTACTCTACACTACAATAGTCTAGAGTTTTCGGACATCGAATATGCCGCGGAATTCGAAGTACGTTTTCCATACTGTCTGAAACGTATCGTTACTAGCGTGTTTCCTTCCCCGCGCGCAGTACACGCCTGCCTCGGATACTCACGATATTTTTCGTGTCCCTTCAATTCGTTACCCTTAGTGAACTCCTTAGAATTGATCGGCAGTGATACTGAGAGCCGAATACATTTTCTCATCCACTATATTTTCTTTCCCGCATGGAGTTCGTGTCCGCCTCGAgagcatggatgaagggcaacagattgATCcaacattcctagatttccggaaagcgtttgacacgctgccccactgcagactattaaagAAGATACGACCTTGCGGAGTATTTTCACAtatttgtgagtggctcgaagatttcctagtacccagcacgttgtcctcgacggcgagtgttcgtcagagacaataaTATAATCATGAGTTCGCCTAGGAAATGAGACAGGACAGCTCTTATTCTTTCTATACATAAatcatctgacggacagggtgagcagcaatctgcgacttttCGCTGACGACACTGTGATGTACGGAAGGTGGAGTCGTTTAGTGATTTTAGGAGGCTGCAAGATGATTTAAATAAGATTTATAGTAGATGTGATTACTGGCAGCTTGCTCGAAATGTGGAAAAAGGTAAGTTAATGCAGGTAAGTAGAAAGAACTGGTAATGTCCGTGTACAATATTAGCAGAGTACTGCTTGACAGAGTCATGTAAATTAAATATCTAGtcttaacgctgcaaagcgatgtgaaatggaacgagcacgtacggatgggtagtagagaaggcgaatggacgACTTCGGCTTATTGTGAGAATTTTAAGAGAGTGTGTTTTTTCTGTAAAACAGatcgcgtatagaacactagtacaATCCATTCTTCATCCACcgggtcgaattaaaggaagacatcgaagtggactgctagatttattaccggtcggttcgagcaacacgcaagtattaccgaaatgcttcatgaactcaagtgggagtccctggagggaagacgacgttcttgttgtggaacactattgagaaaatttagagaatcgacatttgaagctggctgAATAACGATTCTACCGCTGCGAACGTACGttctgcgtaaggaccacgaatataagaaaAATATTAGGGCGCGGACCGTGAGCGGACCGTGAAAAGAAATGACCAGTAGCGGGTAAAGGTATCCTCCGTCATGAACCACACAGTGGCTTCCAGCGTTTGTATATAGACGTAGACACGAATCAGCAGTATTTGTCAGCGTCAAATTCCTTACTCCGAGAtacactatacgatcaaaagtatctggaccctATTAGTGAACATTGTTTTGGTGTCTCACCATTCTTTGCTTTTGAGGTAGCTTGAACTATGCTGAAGACTCTTTCAATGCagtgtttgaatgtctgtggaggcatggcagcccattcttcaagaccCGAAAGCTGAGAAAGTAGTTGTGTTGAACGCTGGGGTTTGGAACAaattcgacattctaactcatcacaaaggtgttctagtggttcaggttgggactctggacaCGCCCTCTCATTTCAGGAACGCTACTGTCCAAAGACCATTGCCTCACCGATGCTGCATTGTCATGCGGACACAAACATTCGTGGTTCCCTAATTGTTCCTTTACTGAAAACAATACAAAACGTTGTAAaatgtgtagccggccgctgtggtctagcggttctaggcgctcagtccggaaccgcgcgactgctacggtcgcaggttcgaatcctgcctcgggcatggatgtgtgtgatgtccgtaggttagttaggtttaagtagttctaagttctaggggactgatgaccacatatgttaagtcccatagtgctcagaggcattttttgtaAAATGTGTCATATCCTCCCACATTTagggttttcttaagtgcaatgcgGAGACCACACCCTAAACACGAAATACACCCGCGTAACGTAACGCCAGCTCCTCCTTACTCCATTCTCGGCACTACACACTGTGGCAGGTAATGTTTTCGAGGCATGCTCCTGTAAGGCAGCAATTGGCCAGTCGTACAAAACGTAATAAAGTAAATACGATACATGTTAACTAAGCAACAGTCGATGTGGAACCATTACAGTGTCCATCATACTAGGTTACGTTAATTAAAGGAGTTATGAAACTCGATGtcataatggcaaggaaatcgtttctgaagaagagaaatttgttaacatcgagtatagatttaagtgtcaggaagtcgtttctgaaagtatttgtgtggagtgtagccatgtatggaagtgaaacatggacgataactagtttggacaagaagagaatagaagctttcgaaatgtggtgctacggaagaatgctgataaggtgggtagatcacgtaactaatgaggaggtattgaataggattggggagaagagaagtttgcggcacaacttgactagaagaagggatcggttggtaggacatgttttgagccatcaagggatcacaaatttagcattggagggcagcgtggagggtaaaaatcgtagagggagaccaagagatcaatacactaagcagattcagaaggatgtaggttgcagtaggtactgggagatgaagaagcttgcacaggatagagtagcatggagagctgcatcaaaccagtctcaggactgaagacgacaacagcaacaacaacaagaatatatGTTCGTAGATTTTGTAATGTTTTATCCACCCTTTGTATTTGGCTGGTTTAAATTTTTGGATGGTTGTATCGAACATGAAATTGTAATGCGAAGAGTAATAATTTTCGTTACAAATAAGCTTTAATAGATCATAAATGGTTATAAACTGTGAACTTATTCCTTGCTGAATGAAACCTATTGCTCGGTACAAACTCTTAGATACAGCTGTCTTCAGCTTTAAGTCTTAATAGCCTTTCTTAAAGGCATAGTAAAAGCCTATAGTCGCATTCACGTTTATCTTGTTGACATAGTTTTCTTGCCCTTAATATATGTACATCAGATCTAAGAATTAATGTTTAATCAAAAGCATATCCTGCTtaccttaaatttttaatatgatCATGCAGTACTGTTTTCTTTTCATCGCGGAATGAACCCGAGGTAAAAACGTATTCATTCCTAAAACAAGTTTCACGGCCACTTCTTTGTTTCCCGAAAAAATTTAAGTCTGTTAACACTATGCCGAATTTTAAAACTTCTGGGACGATGTTTTGTAACTCTAAGgtaaaaataagtatttttcattCTCATTTAAAATCTGATTTCGGTTTTTCTGCATCACGCCAAGCTTTTGTACAAATCACGTCTAAGGTTGTAGTTGAAATCACTCTTTTTTCGAACAGGGACTATTTTAATTACGTCAAAAATGAATTATTTATTATGTAATCTTGTATAGAATCACTACACACTGCATTAGAGTACAAAATGGTATACATACACTTAAGGCTTGGGTagtttcggggaggagaccagatagcgaggtcatcggtctcatcggattagggaaggacagggagggaagtcggccgtgccccttcaaaggaaccatcgcggcatttgcctggagcgatttagggaaatcacggaaaacctcaatggGGAtgaccgaacgcgggattgaaccgtcgtcctcccgaatgcgagtccagtgtgctagccactgcgccacctcgctcggttccatacACTTAAACATGATACGGTAATAACTATTATAAAAACACAACACATCTATAACAATTTAATTTCCCTTCCTCTGTCATGGGTCGAAACTTATCTTTTTTTCTTCCTTCGCCCGTGTCACCTCCCTATAATATAAGACAGTAGACAGCCATCATATTTGTATTCCACCTTCACTGGTGTGtgcttctcaaaaatggctctgaccactatgggacttaacatctgaggtcatcagtcccctagaacttagaactacttaaacctaacctaaggacatcacacacatccatgcccgagggaggattcgaacctgcggccgtagcggtcgcgcggttcaagactgaagcgcttagaaccgctcggccacaatggccggctgacTGTTTTTCATCTCTTTGATGTCTTAGTGGAACCGTTCTCTCTGTAATTCACTGACGTCGCCGTGGTTCACTATGAAACAATCAATATGTGATCGTAGAAAATGAAGCTCCACACTAATTTTAaattctaatttaaaaaaaaatctgcagcaTTGTTTTAAACATGGTTTTACGATTTGAATGTTTGTTGTTGCTCTAAAAGTTGGCTACTACTACTTTAAAAGAAACACAGGCCCATTTTCCCACTGGATTCATTGTACTTTCAAACAGATTGTCTTATTACGTGAATTGATGGTAAGGAGGGAGGGTGGGCAGGAGGAttgaaaggaaatgaaaggaaaggtACTGATAATATCAACTGCATCGTGACTTTATACGGAATCAGatgcaacgagtgaaaatgtgtgccacactgggacctcctgcttactagccagTTCCATAAGCCgcagcgccatccggacacagtggcaaTAGCAAATGTGCCGACAATCTCGGCACGCTCCtcagccgatccacattcccaaccaGCGTCACCAGTTACCTCAGTGTCCGTCCATGTCCTCCGTGCTCGCTAATTTATATTCCCGCATGTGGTCGAACGTAAATTTGCATCTGGACTGATGTTTGTAGATTCATAGCTCATCGAGGCGTATCATTTATACGAATGTATGGTAACTgttcgttcggacatgtccgaaagaatagacaccatgcaATCATTCAAACTGTTTTACATCTACAGCTCCACAAAGAGCCTTTCCGTAAGTTTCTCATAGGATACATTTGGGAATATTCTCACCAAGTGAAGTGATTTATAGAACTACTTCATTAACCCAATTTTGATGTGAAGAGGAGGTAAATCTGGATTCTTTGAATAATTAGTTAATTTGTTATAATCCGTGAACCTGGTTGGAGAGTGTTTCTCTGGAGCCATCTAGGTACCTTCCAACCCTTGTCTTTGGCTACGCTGTCACACTCACAAATGAAACTCGGCATTCTTGtgtaggtcgggttgacagaggagatatagaagatccaaagaagagcggcgcgtttcgtcacagggttatttggtaagcgtgatagcgttacggagatgtttagcaaactcaaggggcagactctgcaagagaggcgctctgtatcgtggtgtagcttgctgtccaggtttcgagagggtgcgtttctggatgaggtatcaaatatattcgttccccttacttatacctcccgaggagatcacgaatgtaaaattagagagattcaagcgcgcacggaggctttccggcagtcgttcttcccgcgaaccatacgcgactggaacaggaaagggaggtaataacagtggcacgtaaagttccctccaccacacaccgttgggtggtttgcggagtataaatgtagatgtagatgaacatcccAGGAACTTTCAAATCCCTACATACTGTCCAAGAATGCTTCTCATAGTTCACGTATTTCAATACAGCTTTGAGTTTTCATTTGTCTCCTTTTGTGCTACGGGCAACACTTCCTGAGCCAGAAAAAAATCCTTTACTTAAAAATACACCTTTCTGTCTACACTTCGAAGAGTTTGTAAACGACCTCCACTGACTTGAATCATAAATGACGTTACAGAAACGTGATAAACTGTCACTACCACAACAAAGAAACTACATGTGGCCTTCTTCTTTTAGAGAACGGTACTCCGGGTAGCAGAATATGTTTTGCTTTCAAACCCAAGCAAATCGGAGGCATCTTTGTCAGATTCGAAGAACGAGTTAATTCATTTCGTTCGTGTTAACTAAATAATTGTGGTGCAGAATCTCCTTCTGTTTTATAATTAACATCATCGTCCCATTCATTTTATGAGCTGCTCTTCTGTTACAAAGGGAGAGATTCACTATGCTTAAACGATCATAAGGCCGAAGAAATATTAGGTTATTTTATATCCTCCTGATTTTTTGTGTTATGACTTTCAACGTAAACTTCGCAAAAATAACATTGTACCTTTCTGCCAaggctttctgcagtatcgcagaaggaacgtcgagCTTCTCGTgggcctattacacgacctcgttcaaaatcagtgaggtgttgatactgAAGTCTTTGTCGCCTTGGAGTTATACACGTGTAACAACTTACCAAGtccatctcaaaggtaactaacgctcaccacagttacagcttgtatttaaagcaaacctgatttgcatcctcatagtagcgctattagcgccagtctcatgcgactggctcgaaatttgaatagacatcatctttcagttgcAGAAACAAGgctccaactttcgtttatgtcgcacaaccctTTCTTGGTGTTGCTATGAATTTACATCAGCGTACGTTTAGCAGCacaagtgtaacctcacaacacaaTAGCATGACAACAATGAAATAGCGTTTCCCACCCTACAACCAGATGGGTGTGACAAGTGTGGCCAACTATACCATCTTACTAAAATAATATTTCCCTCAGTTGACATAAAATTTCTCTCTGTAGGACTTTGgtttaaatgaaaataagtttaCTTGATGTGTGGAAAAAAATGTATGTGATACGAAAAAACTAATAGGAAATCTGAAATCAGCACAAAATTGTTCTTCAGGAACAATGAAAATTACGCTGACATCAAAAACCATGTTGCATAGTGTTACATAATCTACTTATTGGAACTGAATACTTCATAATCGCTTCATCGATTTTCATTTCAAGAAGTATGACTTCCTCTATGGCTTCCTTCATGTTATTTTCATTGAATTTTTATTCTGTCTTCTCCATTTTAAAGATTTAAGTTTTTATGCTATCTATTTTGTCACGTACAGCCCGAAATTGCTTCTCCGATAAAACCCGAAAGTACCTCTGTGGCAGTTTAAGACGCCCACTGTTATTATGTGTTAGGCAATACCACAGCCTGCAATATTCAGAATAACGTCAGTTATATCTAAATGTAAAATGTAATTCACTTGATTATAAGGACACACATAGTCTGTTAACACTACGAAGTGCTCTGTTGTTTTGATTCAGAATCGTGTGAGTGGTCTTGTTCTTCCATAGTTTTCACTGGAGTGGCGCTAAAGTTTAGAAACAGCTCTTGTCCGATATCATCCGCTATAGTACATTATCCCATTGCCCGGTCTCTCCCGGGCAATCAAAAGTCAACACAAATAATATGAGGCATTTAGTTTAGGAATAATCTTCTTAGCACTCACCGATTTCAAAGATGAAGCtcgaaattcaaaataaaataaattttattttttgcaaaaaaaagtgaaataacatCTCACATATTACAAAAACATCAGAACGCCTGGCTGGTTTCATACATGTGCCTTAAGGAAGGCTGGCGCTGCAGCATATCCCAGGTGAGCAGGAGCGGCAGGAGCGGCGTAGGCAAAGTGCGCTGGGACGCCAGGGGCGGCGTAGGCATAGTGTGCCGCCAGCGCGGGTGCGGCGTAGGCCGCAGGGGCGGCGTAGGCCACGGGGGTGGCGACTGGACCCGCGTAGGCCAGGGGGCCGGGCGCGGCGGCGATGGGACCCGCGTAGAGGGCAGGGGCCTTCACGACGGGCGCGGCCAGGGccacgggggcggcgggggcggcgtaggccagTGGGGCGGCGCCCAGCAGCCCAGGGGCGGCTTTGGGGGCGGCGGAGGCGACGGCCAGGGCGGCGGCGAACAGGCACTGCAACAGAACATAGAGCAATTTATCAGTCTCTGCCACAATAATTCACCGACTGCGGCACATAACATAAGACtgactgaagttcggtggcaccaTTCCGAATTTATCATGTACCGTGCTATATAATTAAAAAGTGTTTGGGGCGTAACGGAATGCACTGGGTTATTCAAATCCTTGTAGAAACTCATTTCTAAGAAACTGCAAAACTATATTTAACAGCTCAAATATAACTTCACAACACTATAGCATGTCAACAATGAACTACAGTTTCCTGCCTGTCAGCCAGGTGAGTGTGACAAGCTTCTAATTCGTGACATCCTGAAAACCAAGCATCAAGGCAGTCTGGTAGACACTGTATTTGACTCATTACCCAGCGCTTATTAATGAAGATATGACCATGTGGGGTGTTGAACGGGATTTGTGACTAGATTCTGAATGTCCTGGTAGGAAACAAAGTATATTATCTTGAGTGGAGAGTCACTGAAAGATGTAGAACTAACGGCAGTTATGCCCCAGGGATGTGTATTGAGATTCTTGCAATTTATCCTCTGTATTAATCAGGTAACTGACATTACTTCCAGTAACCTAAGAGTAGTGAGCGAAGACGTTTTGTAGCTGATGTACCTATCTacaatgaaatactgtctgtaAAAATCTGCACCGATTCAGATCTTGACGACATTTTAAGTGATTCAGACACTTTTGAACTGtgttaaacgttcagaaatgtaaaatttaaaattttgcacttcgcaAAACGGAAAACACAAGGTATTGtaagactacaatatcaatgaatcaCAGTCGGCCTATTAATACAAATACTTAGGGTAAGTCGTAGGTAAAGCAAATAGCAGAGTTCAGACCATTGTTAGACATATGGGACAATGCAATGAGTGTATAATGAAGACTACTTACAAAACCTAGAATGCTGCTAAGTAATTGGGATCGATACCAAGCAGAACTGAAAGGGGAAACTGAACGAATACAAATAAAGATGTAA
It includes:
- the LOC126252397 gene encoding cuticle protein 16.5-like, with amino-acid sequence MFKLCLFAAALAVASAAPKAAPGLLGAAPLAYAAPAAPVALAAPVVKAPALYAGPIAAAPGPLAYAGPVATPVAYAAPAAYAAPALAAHYAYAAPGVPAHFAYAAPAAPAHLGYAAAPAFLKAHV